A region of the Bacillus sp. NP247 genome:
TTTTTATAGTTACTTCAGATCGCATGTAATGTCTTCCTTTCCATTTGAATGCTTTCTAATTAGTAGGAAGCATTTAAAAAACGAGACTGAAAAAAGCCTCGTTTCACTATACCATATTATTGCTTTGCTAGTACAACTAGCTCATCCTCTCGCTTAATCGAAAAAAAACTTATATATTTTATCATTATCATTGACAACGATAATGATTTTCATTATCATTTAATACATATGAAACGATGAACATAATGATAGATTTATAGGAGGAATAAAGAAATGATTATTGTTACAAATACATCTAAAATTACGAAGGGTGACGCACATAAATTAATTGAGCGCTTTAATAAAGTAGGTAAAGTTGAAACGATGCCCGGTTTCTTAGGATTAGAAGTTCTTCTAACTGAAAATACAGTTGATTATGACGAAGTGACGATCAGCACTCGTTGGAATGCAAAAGAAGATTTCCAAGGTTGGACAAAGAGTACGGCCTTTAAAGATGCGCATTCACACCGTGGTGGATTACCAGATTTTATTATCGATAATAAAATCTCATTCTATGATGTTAAAATTGTTCGTATGCCAATTGCTGCGGCTCAATAATTTCGGTTTTAATAATTGGTATAGAAGTATGAGAAGTAATATATCTTCTCTACTTCTATACCTTTTCTTTTTTCAATTTCTTTTCACCAACTTCGCGTGCACGACTAGTCTACCAGCCTCTGGATCCAGTGCATAATCACATGTAGAAAGTGTTAAAATTTGATCATCCGCTGTCACTTTTGTATCTGTTTGATAGAGTGATCTTTCCTTAATTTTTTCTAGAAAAGATGCATAGTCCTCGTTGCTTCCAAAATCCGTTTCAATATAATAGAAATCAGTTGTCGTTGTATATACTGAAAATACTTCTACATCGTATCCTTCAAACAAAGTATCGTAATACAATTTGCGATGGGACATGAAAAAATCCTCTTCTAGCATTTTTTTAAGACTCCCAAACATAGAACCGTCTTTCATACGATGTCCGTATAAAATCGTATTTCGATTTTGAGATTTCACATCGTTACGATGATCCATAAAAATACTGCCTGCCCTCATATCCTCACCTTTATAATTACGGTACAAATAGTAATCATTATCTTTCGCTTGAACAATCGGATAATTAATTTGCGTATCATCCATCGTAATCCATCCAACTATTTCTGGATTAATTTTTTGTAAGGCTTGAAACTGCGCACGTACTTCTCCATCTGATGATTTTTCTTCCATCGGACTCCTTTGATAAATATCTTGTGCTTCAGCCATTACTTTGCGATTTTCATAGTAATCCATGAACATACCGCCTAATTCATACACGGAGTAGAAAAAGATACCTAAAAAAGCAACTGTAAGTATTCTTTGAAAAAAGGAATTCTTTTTCTTTTCTTTCTTGTCGCTCAAATTATCACCTCAAAACGGATTACCAAAGGGATTTAGTGGCTCATCAAATCCCCATTGGTACCATATACAACCCTGTATCTTCATCGCATTTCACAACGACTTCTACGCCATATATGCTCTTAATCATATCTTCTGTCACAACATCATTTGGCGTACCTTTCATAACTATTTCTCCATCCTTCATAACGATAATATGATCGCTATAACGAATTGCTTGATTAATGTCATGTAATACCATAACAATCGTTAAACCATGTACTTCATTTAACTCTTTCACTAACTCTAATATTTCAAGCTGATAGTAAATATCTAAATACGTCGTCGGTTCGTCTAAAAACAGCATGGGCGTATTTTGCGCTAAAGTCATCGCAATCCAAACACGTTGCCTTTCTCCACCAGATAATGCGTGTATTGGCTTATCACGCTTATCTTGTAGTCTCGTACACGTCAATGCTCTTTCGATTGCTTCGCTATCCTCGTCCGTTTGTGTAGAAAAAATATTTTTATATGGCATGCGCCCAAAACTCGTCAATTTCTCAACTGTAATATCTGCTGGCGCCTCATTTTGCTGATGAACGACCGCTAGCTTTCTAGCAAATTCTTTTGGCTTATACTGGCTAATAGCTTTCCCATCTAGCATTACTTCTCCACTACGGGGATTATGATTTCGCGACATAACACCTAGTAATGTTGATTTCCCACAACCATTTGGACCAATAATTGTTGTGATTTTTCCAACCTCTATCTCACTACTAACAGACTTTAAACGATCCGTTACATTATCATAAGAAAAGGTTACATTTTTAATTTCCATGAACTCGATCACTCTTTCTAAGCAAGAATATTAAGAACGGACCACCGATAACTGCCATAATCGTTGCCGCTGGAATTTCATTAGGCGGTACGATTAACCTACCGATTGTGTCTGCCGTTAAAATTAATAACGCACCTGCAAGGGCTGAAAACGGAATAAGTACTTTATGATCTGATCCAACCAATTGCCTTGAAATATGCGGGATAAGTAATCCAACG
Encoded here:
- the isdG gene encoding heme oxygenase, whose amino-acid sequence is MIIVTNTSKITKGDAHKLIERFNKVGKVETMPGFLGLEVLLTENTVDYDEVTISTRWNAKEDFQGWTKSTAFKDAHSHRGGLPDFIIDNKISFYDVKIVRMPIAAAQ
- the srtB gene encoding class B sortase; this encodes MSDKKEKKKNSFFQRILTVAFLGIFFYSVYELGGMFMDYYENRKVMAEAQDIYQRSPMEEKSSDGEVRAQFQALQKINPEIVGWITMDDTQINYPIVQAKDNDYYLYRNYKGEDMRAGSIFMDHRNDVKSQNRNTILYGHRMKDGSMFGSLKKMLEEDFFMSHRKLYYDTLFEGYDVEVFSVYTTTTDFYYIETDFGSNEDYASFLEKIKERSLYQTDTKVTADDQILTLSTCDYALDPEAGRLVVHAKLVKRN
- a CDS encoding ABC transporter ATP-binding protein, with translation MEIKNVTFSYDNVTDRLKSVSSEIEVGKITTIIGPNGCGKSTLLGVMSRNHNPRSGEVMLDGKAISQYKPKEFARKLAVVHQQNEAPADITVEKLTSFGRMPYKNIFSTQTDEDSEAIERALTCTRLQDKRDKPIHALSGGERQRVWIAMTLAQNTPMLFLDEPTTYLDIYYQLEILELVKELNEVHGLTIVMVLHDINQAIRYSDHIIVMKDGEIVMKGTPNDVVTEDMIKSIYGVEVVVKCDEDTGLYMVPMGI